In Parasphingorhabdus halotolerans, a single window of DNA contains:
- a CDS encoding Gldg family protein, translating to MFRASTILLALAAVIFGCWQLFASKSEADNKARDKPSIELMTSLPIIWGEGSSMEKILSGDASPAAIYEYWQSQYDLKAVDSLEGLTGRDTDIVMLAQPRAMDPADIALLDDWIRKGGHAIILTDPALVWHSDLPIGDSQRPLASGMLSPLLQYWGLELLAPDDERAGLVELEFDDFSITTAGVGSFAELQQASEAKAVCLMSAGGIMARCKVGRGQAILVADADFLNQELWPDASALETGGETQAMRFTDMLLAESGDVSSVSND from the coding sequence TTGTTTCGCGCGAGCACAATTTTGCTGGCGTTAGCAGCGGTAATATTTGGTTGCTGGCAGTTATTTGCGTCCAAGTCCGAGGCCGACAATAAAGCCCGTGATAAACCAAGCATAGAGTTGATGACCAGCTTGCCGATTATCTGGGGTGAGGGCTCTTCAATGGAGAAAATTCTCTCCGGCGACGCATCGCCAGCGGCAATTTATGAATATTGGCAATCGCAATATGATCTGAAAGCCGTTGATAGCCTGGAAGGTTTGACCGGCCGCGACACAGATATAGTCATGCTCGCGCAGCCGCGCGCAATGGATCCGGCAGATATCGCATTGCTGGATGACTGGATCAGAAAAGGCGGTCATGCGATCATCCTCACTGACCCGGCCCTGGTCTGGCACAGCGATTTACCGATTGGCGATAGCCAGCGGCCATTGGCGAGCGGAATGCTCTCGCCGTTGCTGCAATATTGGGGTCTGGAGTTGCTGGCACCGGATGATGAGAGAGCAGGGCTTGTCGAATTAGAGTTTGATGATTTTTCGATAACCACTGCGGGCGTCGGATCGTTCGCCGAATTGCAGCAGGCTAGCGAAGCAAAAGCCGTTTGTTTGATGAGCGCTGGCGGGATCATGGCGCGCTGCAAGGTTGGTCGGGGGCAGGCCATATTGGTTGCCGATGCCGATTTTTTAAATCAGGAATTGTGGCCAGATGCTTCTGCTCTGGAGACAGGCGGCGAGACTCAGGCGATGCGGTTTACCGACATGTTATTGGCAGAATCGGGGGATGTTTCGAGTGTTTCCAATGACTAA
- the rsmH gene encoding 16S rRNA (cytosine(1402)-N(4))-methyltransferase RsmH encodes MIAVTAPHIPVLRNEVIEALAIAPGETHVDGTFGAGGYSKAMLAAGASVHAFDQDPDAITAGQLMVEESGGRLTLHHACYSQMADLLADEDIDGVTLDIGVSSMQLDQAERGFSFQKDGPLDMRMAQDGPTAADFLNEADEDEIANVIYRYGEERRSRRIAKAIVDARPLTRTSELANVVRKALGHKPHDKKDPATRTFQAIRIYINRELGELEDGLEAAERLLRPGGRLAVVSFHSLEDRIVKNFLRDRSGQKSRGSRHLPEVSEIRNAPSFHKPAKAVRPAKAEQASNPRARSATLRSAIRSDVPAWVSAKIAQGGAA; translated from the coding sequence ATGATTGCTGTCACTGCTCCCCATATTCCCGTCCTGCGTAACGAAGTGATTGAAGCGCTGGCCATTGCTCCTGGCGAAACGCACGTTGATGGTACCTTCGGCGCAGGCGGGTACAGTAAGGCGATGCTGGCAGCGGGGGCGTCGGTTCACGCTTTTGATCAGGACCCGGACGCGATCACCGCTGGGCAACTGATGGTTGAAGAAAGCGGCGGCAGGTTGACGCTGCATCACGCGTGCTACTCGCAAATGGCCGATCTGCTGGCTGACGAAGATATTGACGGCGTCACCCTCGATATTGGCGTGTCCTCCATGCAACTCGATCAAGCCGAGCGCGGTTTTTCTTTCCAGAAGGATGGACCGCTGGATATGCGCATGGCGCAAGACGGGCCTACAGCGGCTGATTTCCTCAATGAAGCGGACGAGGACGAAATTGCCAACGTGATTTATCGCTATGGCGAGGAACGGCGATCGCGCAGAATTGCGAAAGCCATTGTAGATGCACGGCCACTGACCCGCACATCTGAACTGGCGAATGTCGTGCGCAAGGCTCTTGGCCACAAACCGCATGACAAGAAAGATCCGGCAACCCGGACCTTTCAGGCCATTCGTATCTACATCAACCGCGAACTTGGCGAACTGGAAGACGGTTTGGAAGCGGCTGAACGCTTGCTTAGACCCGGCGGCAGGCTGGCCGTTGTTTCCTTCCACAGTCTTGAAGATCGCATCGTCAAAAATTTTCTGCGCGACCGCAGCGGACAAAAGTCCCGCGGATCGCGCCATTTACCAGAAGTTTCAGAGATCCGGAACGCGCCCAGTTTTCACAAACCAGCCAAAGCGGTGCGCCCGGCTAAGGCGGAGCAGGCGTCTAATCCCCGAGCCCGCTCCGCCACCCTACGATCAGCTATCCGGTCCGATGTCCCTGCTTGGGTGTCCGCCAAAATAGCGCAAGGAGGTGCCGCATGA
- a CDS encoding UDP-N-acetylmuramoyl-L-alanyl-D-glutamate--2,6-diaminopimelate ligase has translation MQLSALIAGLTDADLNGDASQIPATGFAIDHRKVAAGNIFGAFRGAKFNGEDYIEAAVKAGAIAIVARPEAVVEGAVHIADDEPRRVFALMAARYFTPSPQYVAAVTGTNGKTSTSELTRQLWRMAGLNSASIGTLGVTTADEQVKTGLTTPDIVTFLSNMSGLAREGVSHAVFEASSHGLSQYRTEGLPVQVGAFTNLSRDHLDYHGDMESYFEAKMRLFEEVVEPNGSAVVWADDLWSDKVIKRAMDRGLNIFTVGEQGTALKLVSRTPTQLGQVLMVMAGGNTHRIALPLIGAYQAANALCAAGIVLNTGGTLEDVFDHMQRLQPVRGRLERAVITKAGAPVYVDYAHTPDGLVAAIGALLPHVKGKLITIMGAGGDRDTGKRPEMGKVAIEYSDHVIVTDDNPRGEDPAKIRADIMAGAAGAEEIGDRREAIAKAIQQAGADDIILLAGKGHEQGQIVGDRIIPFDDVEVARECAGDQIREQTRDQAPDQAHDKNAEQAS, from the coding sequence ATGCAGCTCAGCGCCCTCATAGCCGGATTGACCGACGCTGATCTGAACGGAGATGCGAGCCAGATACCCGCTACCGGTTTCGCCATCGACCATCGAAAGGTCGCTGCCGGTAATATCTTTGGCGCCTTTCGCGGGGCCAAATTTAACGGCGAAGACTATATTGAAGCTGCGGTAAAGGCAGGAGCCATAGCCATTGTCGCTCGACCGGAAGCGGTGGTTGAAGGCGCTGTCCACATCGCTGACGACGAACCGCGCCGGGTTTTTGCACTTATGGCGGCTCGCTATTTCACTCCGTCGCCGCAATATGTCGCCGCAGTTACCGGAACCAATGGCAAGACCTCGACTTCGGAACTGACCCGTCAACTCTGGCGGATGGCGGGGCTGAACAGCGCGTCGATCGGTACGCTTGGCGTTACCACAGCTGACGAACAGGTGAAAACTGGCCTTACGACGCCGGATATCGTTACGTTTCTATCCAATATGTCAGGGCTGGCGCGGGAAGGTGTCTCTCATGCGGTTTTCGAGGCATCGAGCCACGGCCTTTCCCAGTATCGTACGGAGGGGCTGCCGGTCCAAGTCGGAGCCTTCACCAATTTGAGCCGTGATCATCTTGATTATCACGGTGATATGGAAAGCTATTTCGAAGCCAAAATGCGTCTGTTTGAGGAGGTTGTCGAGCCCAATGGCTCTGCCGTCGTCTGGGCGGATGACCTATGGTCCGATAAAGTCATCAAGCGCGCAATGGATCGTGGTCTGAACATCTTCACCGTTGGCGAGCAGGGAACCGCACTGAAACTGGTATCACGCACGCCCACGCAGTTGGGGCAGGTTCTGATGGTCATGGCAGGTGGCAACACCCACCGGATTGCGCTGCCATTAATCGGTGCCTATCAAGCAGCGAATGCGCTTTGCGCGGCCGGGATTGTCTTGAATACCGGCGGCACTCTGGAAGATGTTTTCGATCATATGCAGCGCCTGCAACCAGTTCGGGGACGTCTGGAGCGCGCGGTCATCACCAAGGCGGGAGCGCCCGTCTATGTCGATTACGCACATACGCCCGATGGGCTGGTTGCTGCAATTGGGGCGCTGCTTCCGCACGTCAAAGGCAAGCTCATCACCATCATGGGAGCGGGGGGAGACCGGGACACCGGCAAGCGTCCGGAAATGGGTAAGGTAGCCATTGAATATTCCGATCATGTCATAGTGACGGACGATAATCCGCGCGGCGAGGATCCGGCAAAAATCCGGGCCGATATTATGGCAGGTGCAGCCGGTGCCGAGGAAATCGGGGATCGCCGCGAAGCGATTGCGAAAGCCATTCAACAGGCTGGCGCAGATGATATTATTCTGCTCGCTGGCAAAGGCCACGAGCAGGGCCAGATTGTCGGTGATCGCATCATTCCGTTTGATGATGTGGAAGTGGCGCGGGAATGTGCCGGAGATCAGATCCGCGAACAAACACGTGATCAGGCCCCCGATCAGGCCCATGATAAGAACGCAGAGCAGGCGTCCTGA
- a CDS encoding UDP-N-acetylmuramoyl-tripeptide--D-alanyl-D-alanine ligase yields MMALWTSSELAEAVGGKASEIFEANGVAFDSREVGKGDLFFALKGEQSDGHLYLDKVYAAGGAGAIVSEATDGPHILVDDTTDALNALAKASRSRTGAKIIGVTGSVGKTGTKEALFAALERSSMGKAHRSLKSYNNHVGVPLSLSRMPADTEFGIFEMGMNHAGELSRLTQLVRPDVAIITAIAPAHIGHFSSVEEIADAKAEIFEGLTAVGTAVIPFDSPHYERLKSAALKHTQNILSFGFSEQADVRAVDIVPAPRGGSLVTASLGDQSLCFTISEPGRHWVSNALAVLAAVRAAGGDLASAGLALAELEGLAGRGKRHKLSLVSGGSALLIDESYNANPVSMKATLAQLASEAGKGKKITVLGAMGELGEAARAYHEALAEDIAASGASIIILVGDEMAHTAAKLDEALDHNAEIFHAASSSDALTEVAKQIGDGDILLIKGSNYLGLASVVSALVNGEY; encoded by the coding sequence CTGATGGCGCTCTGGACATCATCCGAGCTTGCAGAAGCGGTTGGCGGCAAAGCCAGTGAAATATTCGAGGCCAATGGGGTTGCGTTCGATTCAAGGGAAGTCGGCAAGGGCGATTTGTTTTTCGCGCTGAAGGGCGAGCAAAGCGACGGGCATTTGTATCTGGATAAAGTCTACGCCGCTGGAGGCGCTGGTGCTATAGTCAGTGAAGCGACTGATGGACCCCATATTTTGGTGGACGATACAACCGACGCACTGAACGCGCTGGCAAAGGCATCGCGCAGTCGTACCGGTGCAAAAATTATCGGAGTGACCGGTTCCGTTGGTAAAACCGGCACCAAGGAAGCCCTGTTTGCCGCGCTGGAGCGCAGTTCGATGGGCAAGGCGCATCGTTCGCTCAAAAGCTATAACAACCATGTTGGTGTCCCGCTCAGCTTGTCACGGATGCCCGCCGATACAGAATTCGGCATTTTTGAAATGGGCATGAACCATGCCGGAGAATTGTCCCGGCTGACGCAGTTGGTCAGGCCAGATGTTGCGATCATCACCGCGATAGCGCCCGCCCATATCGGTCATTTTTCATCAGTGGAAGAAATCGCCGATGCGAAAGCAGAAATTTTCGAAGGCCTGACAGCGGTTGGCACAGCAGTTATCCCGTTTGATAGTCCGCATTATGAGCGCTTGAAATCTGCCGCTCTGAAGCACACACAAAATATCCTGAGTTTCGGTTTCTCCGAGCAAGCGGATGTGCGGGCGGTTGATATTGTGCCAGCGCCGCGTGGCGGTTCTCTGGTAACTGCCAGTCTCGGTGACCAAAGTCTGTGCTTTACGATTTCGGAACCGGGCAGGCATTGGGTTTCCAATGCCCTTGCGGTTTTGGCGGCTGTCCGGGCGGCTGGTGGCGATCTTGCCTCGGCCGGTCTCGCACTGGCAGAGTTGGAAGGCTTGGCCGGGCGCGGCAAAAGGCACAAACTGTCGCTGGTCTCAGGTGGCAGCGCGCTTTTGATTGACGAGAGTTACAACGCTAATCCGGTATCGATGAAAGCGACCCTGGCGCAACTTGCGAGTGAGGCCGGCAAAGGCAAGAAAATTACAGTTCTCGGCGCGATGGGCGAGTTGGGCGAGGCTGCTCGAGCCTATCACGAAGCACTGGCTGAAGACATTGCAGCTTCAGGTGCATCGATAATCATCCTTGTGGGCGATGAAATGGCACATACCGCCGCAAAGCTTGACGAGGCGCTTGATCACAACGCTGAAATATTCCATGCCGCCAGCTCTTCGGACGCGCTGACCGAGGTCGCAAAACAAATCGGCGACGGAGACATCCTTCTTATCAAGGGGTCAAATTATCTGGGGCTCGCGAGCGTGGTTTCCGCGTTGGTGAATGGGGAATACTAA
- a CDS encoding peroxidase family protein — protein MGSSLEDIALAAGSFVLGGSKLNRILVNKLVKAGRNRPHPWTTKHGYISWSGLTDRTFNARLLPAKPYPADEALGTRRPPIDDVVRLFLADPAGQRECPKSTMLFPAFAQYLTDGFLRTQMSNDPPFGSGEEDRRRTTSNHEIDQSPLYGRTPVQTEVLRTMSEEAGKRGRLKSQSMSGEEYSPFLFGTDGKVKPEFLDADGNAILDLPLGLSSLPPGAPQFANLFAVGGDRVNSTPQVMMMNTLWLREHNRLAGILESKHPDWDDERMFETTRNIIIVMFIKIVVEEYINHINTAKFKFLADPKVAWAADWNRPNLMTTEFSLLYRWHPLVPQSVNWGGQVHDGKSLLLNNSVLINSGLVQSFVDISANHSTALGLHNSASFLLAAEQKAIAQARTNNVATYNDYRRAMGMDPAKSYADLVGTSKEPAERARRAALAAELQRLYGDIENVEFYVGLFAEPSDKNGPLPELILAMVAMDAFSQAFTNPLLSEHVYGNEENRLLAFTKEGLEAINDTDTLRDILERNSTGLGDRFVGMTRRDWKRN, from the coding sequence ATGGGAAGTTCACTGGAAGATATCGCGCTTGCGGCAGGATCGTTCGTTCTTGGCGGCAGCAAGCTCAATCGCATTTTGGTCAACAAGTTGGTCAAAGCCGGGCGCAACCGTCCGCATCCCTGGACCACCAAGCATGGATATATTAGCTGGTCCGGGCTGACAGACCGGACTTTTAATGCGCGGCTGTTGCCCGCCAAACCCTATCCAGCGGATGAAGCCTTGGGTACGCGGAGACCGCCGATTGACGATGTGGTTAGATTGTTTCTGGCTGATCCAGCAGGTCAACGCGAGTGCCCCAAGTCTACCATGCTTTTTCCCGCTTTTGCTCAGTATCTGACCGACGGTTTTCTGCGCACCCAAATGTCAAACGATCCGCCATTCGGATCGGGCGAGGAAGATCGCAGGCGCACGACATCCAACCATGAAATCGATCAAAGTCCTCTTTATGGGCGCACGCCGGTCCAAACAGAAGTGTTGAGGACGATGAGTGAGGAAGCCGGAAAACGGGGCCGGCTCAAATCCCAGTCCATGAGCGGAGAAGAATATTCGCCGTTTCTTTTCGGTACAGATGGCAAAGTGAAGCCGGAATTTCTGGATGCCGATGGGAATGCTATTCTTGATTTACCGCTTGGTCTCAGCAGTCTTCCGCCCGGTGCGCCACAATTTGCTAATCTTTTTGCTGTTGGCGGCGACCGGGTCAATTCGACACCGCAGGTGATGATGATGAACACGCTTTGGCTGCGTGAGCATAATAGGCTGGCTGGCATATTGGAAAGCAAGCATCCTGATTGGGATGATGAACGGATGTTTGAAACCACGCGAAACATCATCATTGTGATGTTCATCAAAATTGTCGTTGAGGAATACATCAATCATATCAACACGGCGAAGTTCAAATTTCTGGCCGATCCCAAGGTTGCCTGGGCCGCAGACTGGAACAGGCCCAACCTGATGACCACCGAATTCAGTCTGCTATATCGCTGGCATCCACTGGTTCCTCAGAGTGTCAATTGGGGTGGGCAGGTTCATGATGGTAAATCGTTATTGTTGAACAACTCGGTTCTGATTAATTCCGGTCTGGTACAAAGCTTTGTCGATATTTCAGCGAACCACTCAACCGCGCTTGGTCTTCACAATTCGGCCAGTTTCTTGCTCGCTGCTGAGCAAAAGGCGATTGCGCAGGCACGGACAAACAACGTCGCGACCTATAATGATTATCGCCGCGCGATGGGTATGGATCCCGCAAAGTCTTACGCCGATCTGGTTGGAACATCAAAAGAACCTGCAGAGAGGGCACGGCGAGCGGCACTGGCTGCGGAGCTTCAGCGGTTATATGGCGATATTGAAAATGTTGAATTTTATGTCGGCCTTTTTGCCGAACCAAGCGACAAAAATGGGCCACTGCCCGAACTCATTCTGGCGATGGTAGCGATGGATGCATTTTCACAAGCATTTACAAACCCGCTGCTCAGCGAGCATGTCTATGGAAATGAAGAAAACCGCTTGCTGGCTTTCACCAAGGAAGGTCTTGAAGCGATTAACGACACAGATACGTTGCGCGACATATTGGAGCGCAATTCTACGGGACTGGGTGATCGGTTTGTCGGGATGACCCGGCGCGACTGGAAGAGAAATTGA
- a CDS encoding peptidoglycan D,D-transpeptidase FtsI family protein, translating into MTTLLANSRKVQFSGKHKQITANAHFRLMMLLLVFLAGFTVVVGRLISFSIIEDAQPNRISSATYVPARGDIMDRNGVALARTMQGYAIRVVPERVLGDKELLANQLAALFPDTSREQFRSRLNGSRPTYLRRRALPSEVKQVHALGEIGIEFPRENERLYPQRELAAHILGYVDADNHGIMGMERVLNDRLTDESHRSEPAVLSIDSRVQAAFESELSSAMISQSAKGAAGIILDVQTGEVMALASLPMFDPNKIRSETMKHQVNEVTQSVFELGSTFKPFTIAAALDAGTVTDLAVRYNAMEPIKVGGFTIKDDHSQGRYLNVPETLVHSSNIVTARIADNLGKEGMEHMIRSLGFDERPHIELAERGHPLWPKSWGRVTNMTIAYGHGIAVTPLHLASAYAALVNGGIWRPATLLKVEPGKESEGRRVFKAATSARMRQLLRMIVSSGTGRKADAPGYRVGGKTGSAEKPSAGGYNKTSLVSTFAAAFPMDNPRYVIIAMLDEPQGNAESAGQRTAGWTAAPIVSKVVTRVGPMLGVVPDEHRDVDVSELTPLLWAPKG; encoded by the coding sequence ATGACTACCTTATTGGCGAACAGCAGAAAAGTGCAGTTCTCCGGCAAGCACAAGCAGATTACCGCCAACGCGCATTTCCGGCTGATGATGCTTTTGCTGGTATTTTTGGCGGGCTTCACTGTCGTGGTTGGCCGCTTGATAAGTTTCAGCATCATCGAAGACGCGCAGCCTAACCGTATTTCCAGTGCAACATATGTACCAGCGCGCGGCGATATTATGGACCGCAATGGTGTCGCTTTGGCGCGGACGATGCAAGGTTATGCCATCCGCGTCGTTCCGGAGCGTGTGTTGGGTGACAAAGAGCTTCTGGCAAATCAATTGGCAGCGCTGTTTCCAGATACTTCACGCGAACAATTTCGTTCGAGGCTAAACGGCAGCCGACCCACATATCTTCGCCGCCGTGCTTTGCCGAGCGAGGTCAAACAAGTCCACGCGCTTGGCGAAATAGGAATTGAGTTTCCGCGCGAAAACGAGCGTCTTTACCCGCAGCGAGAATTGGCAGCGCATATATTGGGCTATGTCGATGCGGATAACCACGGTATCATGGGAATGGAGCGGGTACTCAACGACCGGTTAACCGACGAAAGCCACCGCAGCGAGCCTGCGGTCCTCTCGATTGACAGTCGCGTGCAAGCGGCGTTCGAGAGTGAGCTTTCATCCGCCATGATTTCGCAAAGCGCCAAAGGTGCGGCGGGGATCATATTGGATGTGCAAACCGGAGAGGTTATGGCGCTGGCGTCCCTGCCGATGTTTGATCCGAACAAGATTCGCAGTGAAACCATGAAACATCAGGTCAACGAAGTGACCCAAAGTGTGTTTGAGCTGGGCTCCACCTTCAAGCCTTTTACCATTGCTGCCGCGCTTGATGCCGGAACGGTTACCGATCTCGCCGTGCGCTACAATGCGATGGAACCCATCAAAGTCGGCGGCTTTACAATCAAGGACGATCATAGCCAGGGGCGTTATCTCAATGTTCCGGAAACGCTGGTTCATAGCTCGAACATCGTGACTGCGCGCATTGCTGATAATCTGGGCAAAGAAGGCATGGAGCACATGATCCGAAGCCTCGGCTTTGATGAAAGGCCTCATATTGAGCTGGCCGAGCGCGGGCATCCATTGTGGCCGAAAAGCTGGGGCCGCGTAACCAATATGACGATTGCTTATGGTCATGGCATTGCCGTGACCCCTTTGCATTTGGCCAGCGCTTATGCTGCATTGGTCAATGGCGGAATTTGGCGTCCGGCAACATTGCTGAAAGTCGAACCCGGCAAAGAGTCCGAAGGGCGGCGTGTTTTCAAGGCCGCGACAAGTGCCCGGATGCGGCAATTGCTCCGGATGATCGTTTCCAGCGGTACGGGCCGGAAGGCCGATGCGCCGGGATATCGGGTTGGTGGAAAAACGGGCTCCGCTGAAAAGCCTTCTGCAGGTGGATATAACAAAACCTCGCTCGTTTCGACTTTTGCAGCAGCCTTTCCGATGGACAATCCGCGCTACGTCATCATCGCCATGCTTGATGAGCCGCAGGGCAATGCCGAATCTGCTGGACAGCGGACTGCCGGGTGGACCGCAGCACCGATAGTAAGCAAAGTCGTGACGCGTGTTGGCCCTATGCTAGGGGTTGTGCCTGACGAGCACCGCGACGTTGATGTATCCGAACTAACCCCGCTGCTTTGGGCTCCGAAGGGATAG
- the mraY gene encoding phospho-N-acetylmuramoyl-pentapeptide-transferase — MFYLLAQWLEFEGIFNVFRYLSFRSGAAVATALFIGMLIGPRFINMLRMRQGKGQPIREDGPVTHLKKAGTPTMGGLMILISLIISLLLWMDLSNIFVWSCIFVTLGFGAIGFMDDYDKVTKASHKGVPGRVRLLMEFAVAGFAAWMIIQQIGTSLYVPFFNDVQIDLGWFYLPFAAFVMVGAGNAVNLTDGLDGLATMPVAIASATFLILVYLSGNAVFSEYLGIPFVKGAGELAIFCACIVGACLAFLWFNAPPAAVFMGDTGSLALGGALGAIAVSIHHEIVLAIVGGLFVLEAVSVIVQVFFFKRTGKRVFRMAPIHHHFEQLGWSESTVVIRFWIISLVLALAGLATLKLR; from the coding sequence ATGTTTTACTTGCTGGCTCAATGGCTTGAATTTGAAGGTATTTTTAACGTTTTTCGTTATCTTAGCTTTCGCTCGGGCGCCGCTGTGGCTACCGCCTTGTTTATCGGCATGCTGATCGGTCCGCGCTTCATCAATATGCTGCGTATGCGTCAGGGCAAAGGGCAACCGATCCGCGAGGATGGGCCTGTCACCCATCTGAAAAAGGCAGGCACTCCCACAATGGGCGGTTTGATGATCCTGATTTCTCTGATTATTTCGCTGCTGCTGTGGATGGATCTCAGTAATATTTTTGTCTGGTCTTGTATATTCGTGACCCTCGGTTTCGGCGCAATCGGGTTCATGGATGATTACGACAAGGTTACAAAAGCCAGTCATAAGGGGGTTCCGGGCAGAGTCCGCTTGCTGATGGAATTTGCGGTCGCAGGCTTTGCTGCCTGGATGATTATCCAGCAGATTGGCACCAGTCTCTATGTGCCTTTCTTCAACGATGTGCAGATCGACCTCGGCTGGTTTTATTTGCCCTTCGCCGCTTTTGTCATGGTAGGCGCTGGCAATGCCGTGAATTTGACCGACGGCCTCGATGGCTTGGCAACTATGCCGGTTGCGATAGCCAGTGCGACATTCCTGATACTGGTTTATTTGTCCGGCAACGCTGTGTTCTCGGAATATCTTGGTATTCCGTTCGTAAAAGGGGCAGGCGAACTCGCTATTTTCTGTGCGTGCATTGTTGGAGCGTGTCTGGCGTTCCTTTGGTTTAACGCGCCACCGGCAGCGGTTTTCATGGGCGATACCGGCAGCCTGGCTTTGGGCGGTGCGCTCGGAGCGATTGCGGTTTCGATCCATCACGAAATCGTTCTTGCCATTGTCGGTGGATTGTTCGTGCTGGAGGCGGTGTCGGTGATCGTTCAGGTGTTCTTCTTCAAACGTACTGGCAAACGCGTGTTTCGCATGGCGCCGATCCATCACCATTTTGAACAGCTTGGCTGGTCTGAATCCACGGTCGTGATCCGTTTCTGGATTATTTCTCTGGTTC
- a CDS encoding division/cell wall cluster transcriptional repressor MraZ, translated as MSGAYAYSGSAISAIDDKGRLSIPAFLRNHLVASSNGRTLCLGFHEKWHCLVGYGLSRKADILSDIEKQWEAAMARGDDFDKDAAGASKFTSLQELSFDASGRFVMPPQLSGIRSIKNNVFIHGIGSTFCLWDPQTLLDTTDDVPVDRQLVEFYLKEADQKSSGKQK; from the coding sequence GTGTCAGGTGCGTACGCATATTCAGGATCTGCAATATCGGCAATAGACGATAAAGGTCGCCTGTCGATTCCGGCCTTCTTGCGCAATCACCTGGTCGCAAGCAGCAATGGCCGGACCTTGTGTCTTGGATTTCACGAAAAATGGCATTGTCTGGTCGGCTACGGGTTGAGCCGCAAAGCGGATATTCTTTCTGACATTGAGAAACAATGGGAAGCCGCCATGGCCCGCGGCGATGATTTTGACAAAGACGCTGCCGGGGCCAGCAAGTTTACCTCGCTCCAGGAACTAAGCTTTGACGCTAGCGGACGCTTTGTCATGCCCCCGCAGCTCAGCGGCATTCGCAGCATTAAAAACAACGTATTCATCCACGGCATCGGCTCCACTTTCTGCTTGTGGGATCCGCAAACGCTGCTGGACACAACCGACGATGTTCCCGTCGACCGCCAATTGGTAGAATTTTACCTCAAGGAAGCGGATCAGAAAAGCAGCGGGAAGCAGAAATGA
- a CDS encoding cysteine synthase A — MFIIPNTLDLIGNTPLVRLETASEEAGCDIYGKCEFANPGASVKDRAALYIIRDAEERGLLKTGGRIVEGTAGNTGIGIALVANAKGYKSTIVMPETQSREKMDTLRALGAELITVPAAPYSSPCHFVHQSRRIAEETEGAVWANQFDNVANRRAHIETTAEEIWQQMDGRIDGFTCAAGTGGTIAGVGMGLKAKDAKVTIALTDPHGAALYEYYAHGELKSEGSSVAEGIGQGRITGNLEDAPIDRQYRISDEEGLQWVERLLQEEGLCLGLSSGINVAGAIALGKELGKGSRIATILCDTGFRYLSSLYNAEWLREKGLPVFPWLQNEE; from the coding sequence ATGTTTATCATTCCCAATACGCTCGATCTGATCGGAAACACGCCTTTGGTAAGGCTTGAAACTGCTAGCGAGGAAGCGGGCTGCGACATTTATGGCAAATGCGAATTTGCCAACCCGGGCGCATCAGTGAAGGACCGCGCTGCTCTCTACATTATTCGGGATGCGGAAGAGCGCGGCCTATTGAAAACCGGCGGGCGGATAGTTGAGGGGACGGCAGGTAATACCGGCATAGGCATTGCGCTGGTCGCCAATGCAAAGGGCTATAAGTCAACAATAGTGATGCCCGAAACGCAATCGCGTGAAAAAATGGACACTTTGCGTGCACTAGGTGCGGAACTGATCACTGTGCCAGCTGCGCCTTATTCCAGCCCATGTCATTTTGTCCACCAGTCGCGCCGCATCGCTGAAGAAACCGAAGGTGCGGTCTGGGCCAATCAGTTTGACAATGTCGCCAATCGCCGCGCGCATATCGAAACCACGGCGGAGGAAATTTGGCAGCAGATGGATGGTCGGATCGACGGTTTTACCTGTGCTGCAGGCACTGGTGGGACCATCGCCGGCGTAGGAATGGGCCTGAAAGCCAAAGACGCGAAGGTCACCATTGCCCTAACCGATCCGCATGGCGCAGCGCTATATGAATATTATGCCCATGGCGAATTAAAGTCCGAAGGCAGCAGCGTAGCTGAAGGGATTGGGCAGGGCCGGATAACCGGCAATCTGGAGGATGCGCCGATTGACCGGCAATATCGGATTTCTGACGAAGAAGGTTTGCAATGGGTTGAGCGATTGTTGCAGGAAGAAGGCCTTTGTCTTGGACTTTCATCCGGCATAAATGTCGCTGGTGCTATCGCTCTTGGCAAGGAATTGGGGAAAGGTAGCCGTATAGCGACAATATTATGCGACACCGGATTTCGTTACCTGTCATCACTCTACAATGCCGAGTGGTTGAGGGAAAAAGGGCTGCCCGTTTTTCCGTGGCTTCAGAATGAAGAATAG